The window AACTTTATGGATGCGGCCCGGGCTTGCCGAAAATAAGTAAACACGATCGCTCATGGCAATGGCTTCTCCAATATCGTGTGTCACCAGGATAGCTGTCTTTCCCAGACTTTTTAATGTTGTTAATACAAGGTCCTCAAGCTTTAATTTCGATTGGTAGTCCAGCGCGGAGAATGGCTCGTCAAGCATGAGCACCTTTGGTTCGGCTGTAAGTGTCCGGGCAAGGGCAGCCCGTTGCCTCATTCCTCCAGATAGCTGCTTAGGCAACTTTTTTTCAACTCCTGGCAACCCAATATCCTCCAGAAGCTTTATTGCCTGAGCCTTCCTTTTCGATGTTAAGTTTTTCGAAAGTTTAAGGCCAATCAGAACATTTTCCTCAATTGTTTTCCAGGGGAAAAGGTAATCCTGCTGGAGCATATATCCGATATCGCTCCTTGCCTGTTCGATTTCTTTGCCGCCAAGCTGAACATAACCCTCAGTTGGCTTAATCAGGCCGGCAATGATCGAAAGCAAGGTCGTCTTTCCACAGCCGCTCGGGCCCAGGAAGGAAATGAACTCTCCCTCCTCAAGAGAGAGAGTTATATTGGAGAGGGCCGTAACAGCCATATCTTTAGTAAAATAAGTGTGGCTAATTCCTTCAATGGATAGGAAACTCATGCAGCGGCCTCCTTTGTTTTATCTCAATTGGTTATCCATAATGGAGGGCCTAATATCTGCCCTCCATTAAAGGAAATATTATTTTACTTTTTCAGCTATCTCTGTGTTTACGAGTGTTTCATGCTCAATCCGCTTAGGGAGCTCTCCTGCTTCATCCATGATATTCTGGAGGTTATCCCATTCTTCTTGATCA is drawn from Bacillus sp. FJAT-18017 and contains these coding sequences:
- a CDS encoding ABC transporter ATP-binding protein, whose amino-acid sequence is MSFLSIEGISHTYFTKDMAVTALSNITLSLEEGEFISFLGPSGCGKTTLLSIIAGLIKPTEGYVQLGGKEIEQARSDIGYMLQQDYLFPWKTIEENVLIGLKLSKNLTSKRKAQAIKLLEDIGLPGVEKKLPKQLSGGMRQRAALARTLTAEPKVLMLDEPFSALDYQSKLKLEDLVLTTLKSLGKTAILVTHDIGEAIAMSDRVYLFSASPGRIHKVFDIPEELRKLQPFDTRNHESYGKLFKEIWKELESLE